CCGTGCAGAATCACGTAAGGCTCCAGATGATTGTCGCGGATGACGGGCAGGATTTCTCCCTGTTCGCGTTCGCCGGTCAGAGGTCCTACGATGTGAAAATAGACTTTGTAATCCGGATTTGTCCGGTAGTATTCGGCCAGTCCGTTAACCAGTCGGTCGAACCCATGCCAGTAGTGCACTTCTGCCACGCCGATTAAGTGCAGTTCATGTGAAGTGTTGTTCCGGTTCTGCTTCAGCGGGATAGCGTCAAAATCTATTCCGTTGGAGATGCGTATCGTTTTCCCTCCGAAGATCCTGCCGGCATTAGAGAAAGTGACGATACCGTCCAGGATCTTGGCCAACGAATGGCGGAAGCAACGGTCGACGGCCAGACTGAGTTTCATAGACCGGGTGATGTATTCCTGGTCATACGGGTAGGTCGGTATTTCCATGACAACCTTTGCGCCGATACTTTTCAGATGTTTCACCAGCCGCAGCGTGAAAGGGTTGGCGTTGTGGGCCGACCGGATGTAGACAAATTCTATTTTTTCGCGGCGTGCATATTTGATAATGGGGGCGTAGTAGATGCGTTTCCACACTTTCGCTGTGGTTCCTGTCCCGAAATCGGCAATGACTTCGTTGTCTATCATCAAACGGCGTTCGCAATGAGGGGTAATGTCATAATAACACAAGCGGGCATCCACTCCACATTCTTTGAGAGCTTTTACCTGATAATGTATTTTCTTACTAATTCCATTTGCTTTATCGAAGCCATGGAAGATAAGGAACAAGGCTTTCATTCGTTTTTAAAGTCTCTGTATATTGTTTATTCTGTCTTTTTATTTCCCTTTTCTCGTCATGCCGCGCACTTTTCCGATAATGTCAAATTCGTGCGTAGCCTGTATATATCCTCCAAAGATAATAAAACTAACAATACCTTTAGCAATAATTGTCACAAAAATATTCATTCCCTCCATTGCGTACTGCACGGGAATGAGGGCCAACACCATTAATCCGCTTACAGCAAGCGGAGAAATAAGCTGACGTACGAACGGCCGGAGGTTCCGCCGGAAAGTCACCCGGTACATCTGCCAATAACATTGCACGAAGTTGATAGTGAACGTCGTTACGATACAACCCGCTATTGCTGTAAGTGTGCCGAAATAGAAAATTCCGAGCACTATTCCCGCCACATTGAGAGTAGACGAGAACAGGCCGCAGATGAAAAGGCTCCGTGTGTCACCTGCTGCCTGAAAGATAGAACCCGATGAGGACAATATGATCTGAATTCCTACCGAAAGCGCCAGTATCCGGAATACAGCTACGGAGGGTAACCACTGATTACCGAAAATAATGAGTGTCACTTCTTCCGCAGTGAAAAAGAGCAACACGCTGAGCGGCAGTCCGATGAAGGCGAGGAAGCGGATGATCCGTTCGTAGGACGTTGCCAGTTTCATCTTGTCATCCTGAAAATCACTGAAGATAGGGTGCATCACCGGAGTGACCACTTGTGTGATATTCTGCAAGGGAAGCATCATGAGGCGGTAGGACTTCTCGTAATATCCGAGGTCGGACATTCCCATATGTTTGCCGATCAGCAGTTTGTCTAAATTCCTGCTGAAATAACAGATGACATTGAATAGAAACTGGTAGACGGAATAAGAGAAGATCTTCCGAATGGATGATAGCCCTAACGTCATGCGTAGATGTTGGGGATAGCGGTGGAATGAGATAATATAAATCAATATGCTCGACACGATCGGGGTGATGAGTAAAGCATACAGTCCCGCTCCGCTCAATGCGGCAATGACAGCTCCGGTGCCGGCGGTGATTTGAATGACAAAGCTGCGGATAGCAATGAATTTGAACTCCTTGTTTTTGTAAAACAAGGCTCCCGGCACGATATTGACCGATGCAAAGAACAGGTTGATAGATAACAACTGGCAAAGAGTGCGTAATATAGGGCTGTCGTAATAGGCGGAAATGGGCCATGAGGCTATAAAAAAGAGCAGGGCGACCGCTATGCCTGTCCAAAACGTGAACGAGTAGATGTTGGTCAGGTCGTCTTGGGTGAGAGCCTTGTTCTGTATAATGGCGGGAGACAGTCCCATATCTGTGAAAATGGCGAAAAAAGAAATGATGACCGTAGCAATGGCCACTATTCCGAAATCATCCGGCGAAAGCAGTCGTGCCAGAATACCGGCCACAACCAGTGAGATAATGATTCCGCTGTATTTGGCTATGGCTGTATAGAATACTCCCGAAAAAAGTTGCTGTTTAATATTGTTCGTCACTTTGTTTTTTCTTTAATTAGGTACTCCAGATAACTTTCCCACTGTTTGATAATGGCGGGCAGTTTTATTGATTCGGCTATCTCTAATGATACTTTTCCCATTTGGATTAACCGTTCCGAGGGAAGTTCCGTTATTTTAGTCATGGCTTCCGCCAGTTCTTCTATGTTTCCGTTTGAAAACATGAAGTGGTTGTCTTTCTCCTTGAGGAGTTCTTTTACAAAGGGAAGGTCGGAGGCTATGACAGGGAGGCTGTGGCTCATGGCTTCTGCCAGGACGAGCCCGAATCCTTCCCACCGTGAACTCAGTATATATACGCTTGCCGAGGCATAATGTTTTTGTATTTGTCGGGTGAAGGGAGAAATTGTTACCCTGTTTTCCAGCTTGTGGTGGGCTATTTGTTTCAGTAATGCAGGTTTCTCAGGGCCTTCACCGACAATTTCCAGTGTCCATTCCTTGTTGTCACGTGCAAAGATAGCAAACGCTTCAATAAGGATGTCAAAACCTTTTGTCAGATGTGACATCCTTCCTACCGAGAGGAAACGTTTGTATGCCGGACTTCCTTCTCCCTCCGGTGTCAACGAAAGGGGGTTGTATATGGCGATAGGAAAGAGGTTCAGCTCTCGTTCGTACAGTCCGCGGTCGTAATTGGTGAGCACGATGATTCCGTCCAGTTTCGTCATTTCATGTCGGAACTGATTTTTCTGCTCATATAGATAGAACCCCGGAGTGTTAAAGAAAGCGTTAAAAGAGGTGTGCATCCAGCCTACTACCCGGCGGGCTTTCAGCCGGTGGCGGATACTGGCCAGTTGGAGTGACAGAAAAGCGTGCACTCCAACGATTATGTCGTAGTTCTCGTTGTTTAATTCACCGATGAGAACTTTCCGTTGTGTGTGTGGGAATGAGCTATATCCATACCATTGTGAGGTGATAGGGATTTGTGGTATGATTCTTTTTTTGTATAAATAACTGTATGTTTTGCAGGGCAAATATTCCCATTTTCCGATAGGGGGGAGGCTGATGTGGCGGAAACGAATATTCCTTTGTCCCAGTTCATACATATTGAGATCTTCTTGTTCCGGTTTGTCCAGGGTCAGTATTGTCACTTCGTGTTTGGCAGAGATTGCTCCGGCTATCACTGCCAAAATACGCTGTACTCCTCCAACACTGAATATAGAGTCACAATAGAAGCATATCTTTATCATTTGGATTTTTTTATTCTTTACTGTTAATAGTGGGCTCAACTCTTTGTCTCAATTAGTTGAATTGATGCCTGTCTGCCAATTCTTCGTAGAGTTCGGCGTATTGTTTCCCAACTTTGTTTATACTCATGTTTCTTATCGCATACGCGTAGTTCGCTTCCCCTTTTCCCCGGGCAGACAGATGTCGTGCCTCTTTCAGTGCTCGGATTATGTCCTGTTTTTTATCGGAACGGAAAACCGGATTACCCGTATTTCTCAATAATTCGCCGATATTCCCGGAATCCGGCCCGATAACGACTTTATGAAAGAGGAAGGCAAGCGGGATATTGACTGAGTTGAGTTGTCCTTTTCGTTGAATGAATATGACATTTGAAGCGGCCATGTAGTAAGGCAGGTCGCAATTGTCGATTAGTTCGTCATTGGCACCGGCGCGTAGCTTCATCACGCGGTTGAGCAAGGACATGAGCAGGTAGTATCCGGTTTTTGAGGCCCACCGCTTGAGGAAATTTCCGCCGTAATGGTTGTGCCGTGAGAAAGGGTAGAGGCGGGGGGCTAACAGTAACTTTTGTTTTTCGTTCCACGAACGGAAGGCTCCCAACACCATACGTATCTCTTCGCAGTTTCGGAATTCCCCGAAAGCAGTGACGATAAATGCTTCTTGTGGAAGTTGCAGGTATTGCCGTGCACGCTCTACGCTGATGTCCTCTTGGTAAGTATACTGATAGATGTGATGCAGGATGACGGCATTCCGGCTGTCGGGATGTTTGCCGACGAACTCCTCCAGACTGAAACGCCCCATGTGCACCACAACGTCACTTTGCGATTCGATGATGTCGTATGCCCGGCCGATAACTTCGTTGGCGTAATGGGGACGCACATTGTGGCGGGTATAGACAAAATGTGTCCCTCGCGAACGGAAGAACGCGATTCGTTCTTCCAGCCGGCGGACGATGCCGGGGTCGTCGCACATCCGGCCCACCACTTCTTCGGGCCATTGGAAATGGATGATGTCATAGGTCTTGTCCGACTCCCAGAATTCCTTTGTGGAACATCGCACGTCAACACCTGTCATTCGGATAGCATCACACAATACAGGTACGAACAGATTGCCCGCATCTCCGTTTTCTCTAAAGACGATGAGCGCTGTTATCGACGAACCGCTTGTATCTTCACTGTCATTCATGTTTTTCTCTTTTGATATTGATTCGCTTTGCTGTGCTACAAAGGTATGAAAAGATATGATAACTCTCTCTTTTTTCATGCCAAAATTGCTATGAAGCGGACAATAAAAAAATGCTGAACGGTTCTGTTTCTTCTATCAGCTTGATAATTTCTTTCGTAAGAGGGATTTTTTTCTCTTTTATATATTGTCCAAAGAAGACACAGACTTGTGTGTATTTGAGGGCACTGATGATACAGGGATTCGGTTGGAACCAACGGTGGAAAGTAGATGTGTCGATATTAAGATGTACACATAAGTCCATGACGGTCAAATGGCACGTCTCAAGTAATTTCTTTATTAACAAAATTTTTTTGTTATAAATCTGATTTACTATTTTGTTCTCTTCTTGCTCCGTTAGCGTGTAGTTACGTTTTTGTTTCATTGTCTGTATAAATAATTAGAATTAATGGTGCAAAGTTCTGATAAAAAAAGATATGTTGTGTTGCGTTTATGCGACATACGGAATAAAAAAAAATATTCACCTTTGCCTCCGTTTCTGTTAGAAGCTGAAATATAGGTAAATAACTACGATAATGAAGAAAGATCAGTATTTTAATTTGGAGGTAAATTTGTTGAATGACGACAATATTGCCGGTATGATGTTGGAGTTGGGAGCGGCAAACGCTCTCGGAGTTTATGTGATGTTGCTGTTGCATTTGCGCACGAAGGACAATTACGAAGCGTCATGCAGACCGCTGCCGTTGAAGGCCTTGGCCAAACGCTATGATGTGGATGTGGATTTGATAGGGAGGATACTCCGAGAGTTCGATCTTTTTGAGGTGGATGAGGAACGCCAAATGTTTCGCGCTCCTTATCTGGACAGGGTGATGAAAACATTGGAGGAAAAATGGCGGATAAATGCCGAAAACGGCAAAAAAGGCGGTCGTCCGAGAAAGACTAAAAAACGCGCTGAAACGCCCGCCGGCAAAGGCGGAAAACCGAATGAAACCCAAGAGAAGAGAGGAGAAGAGAACAAGAGTATTGTTCCTGTTGTGAACAACAGCAGCAATACAGCGGGCGAGGTGCCGGGAGATGCTGCTGTTGCTGCTGCTACGAGTGGGAAGGTGGCTGCTGAGGGTAAGAAAGTGGCTGCTGAGAGGTGCAAGGCATCTGTTGAAGGTCGAAAAGCGGTTGCTGCGAGTAAAAAGGCTGTTGGCGGGATGAAGATTGTTTCGGTGGACGAAGCCGGAGAGATTCC
The nucleotide sequence above comes from Bacteroides caccae. Encoded proteins:
- a CDS encoding glycosyltransferase family protein, with translation MKALFLIFHGFDKANGISKKIHYQVKALKECGVDARLCYYDITPHCERRLMIDNEVIADFGTGTTAKVWKRIYYAPIIKYARREKIEFVYIRSAHNANPFTLRLVKHLKSIGAKVVMEIPTYPYDQEYITRSMKLSLAVDRCFRHSLAKILDGIVTFSNAGRIFGGKTIRISNGIDFDAIPLKQNRNNTSHELHLIGVAEVHYWHGFDRLVNGLAEYYRTNPDYKVYFHIVGPLTGEREQGEILPVIRDNHLEPYVILHGPLHSEELDAQFEKADFAIGSLGRHRSGIAHIKTLKNREYAARGLAFTYSENDDDFDSAPYVWKAPADESPVDIMGLVEFQRALTMTPLEIRESVYPLSWKAQMQKVIKEAGFGSLE
- a CDS encoding lipopolysaccharide biosynthesis protein — translated: MTNNIKQQLFSGVFYTAIAKYSGIIISLVVAGILARLLSPDDFGIVAIATVIISFFAIFTDMGLSPAIIQNKALTQDDLTNIYSFTFWTGIAVALLFFIASWPISAYYDSPILRTLCQLLSINLFFASVNIVPGALFYKNKEFKFIAIRSFVIQITAGTGAVIAALSGAGLYALLITPIVSSILIYIISFHRYPQHLRMTLGLSSIRKIFSYSVYQFLFNVICYFSRNLDKLLIGKHMGMSDLGYYEKSYRLMMLPLQNITQVVTPVMHPIFSDFQDDKMKLATSYERIIRFLAFIGLPLSVLLFFTAEEVTLIIFGNQWLPSVAVFRILALSVGIQIILSSSGSIFQAAGDTRSLFICGLFSSTLNVAGIVLGIFYFGTLTAIAGCIVTTFTINFVQCYWQMYRVTFRRNLRPFVRQLISPLAVSGLMVLALIPVQYAMEGMNIFVTIIAKGIVSFIIFGGYIQATHEFDIIGKVRGMTRKGK
- a CDS encoding glycosyltransferase → MIKICFYCDSIFSVGGVQRILAVIAGAISAKHEVTILTLDKPEQEDLNMYELGQRNIRFRHISLPPIGKWEYLPCKTYSYLYKKRIIPQIPITSQWYGYSSFPHTQRKVLIGELNNENYDIIVGVHAFLSLQLASIRHRLKARRVVGWMHTSFNAFFNTPGFYLYEQKNQFRHEMTKLDGIIVLTNYDRGLYERELNLFPIAIYNPLSLTPEGEGSPAYKRFLSVGRMSHLTKGFDILIEAFAIFARDNKEWTLEIVGEGPEKPALLKQIAHHKLENRVTISPFTRQIQKHYASASVYILSSRWEGFGLVLAEAMSHSLPVIASDLPFVKELLKEKDNHFMFSNGNIEELAEAMTKITELPSERLIQMGKVSLEIAESIKLPAIIKQWESYLEYLIKEKTK
- a CDS encoding glycosyltransferase family protein encodes the protein MNDSEDTSGSSITALIVFRENGDAGNLFVPVLCDAIRMTGVDVRCSTKEFWESDKTYDIIHFQWPEEVVGRMCDDPGIVRRLEERIAFFRSRGTHFVYTRHNVRPHYANEVIGRAYDIIESQSDVVVHMGRFSLEEFVGKHPDSRNAVILHHIYQYTYQEDISVERARQYLQLPQEAFIVTAFGEFRNCEEIRMVLGAFRSWNEKQKLLLAPRLYPFSRHNHYGGNFLKRWASKTGYYLLMSLLNRVMKLRAGANDELIDNCDLPYYMAASNVIFIQRKGQLNSVNIPLAFLFHKVVIGPDSGNIGELLRNTGNPVFRSDKKQDIIRALKEARHLSARGKGEANYAYAIRNMSINKVGKQYAELYEELADRHQFN
- a CDS encoding DUF4373 domain-containing protein; this translates as MKKDQYFNLEVNLLNDDNIAGMMLELGAANALGVYVMLLLHLRTKDNYEASCRPLPLKALAKRYDVDVDLIGRILREFDLFEVDEERQMFRAPYLDRVMKTLEEKWRINAENGKKGGRPRKTKKRAETPAGKGGKPNETQEKRGEENKSIVPVVNNSSNTAGEVPGDAAVAAATSGKVAAEGKKVAAERCKASVEGRKAVAASKKAVGGMKIVSVDEAGEIPLQRVLPWEKLVDQLAASRSYMELAGQHSGLGKLFLEHQQQVIELFKQHILLYGKGGELLFLEDVRRYFSNYVAPGSTTCRMLRETLLSVLQKAGSTADNRFETLSNGRRMYLGHLIPDDAPLRPDAAAVWDDVRKKWGH